GCCGGCGTACCGCGGCGCGGTCCGCGTCGCTCGTGGCCGGTATCGCAGTAGTCGACGACGATCGTGGTGATTACTAAGCGCCGGTTACGGGCGCCGCTTTATCCGCCGACGGCGATCGCGGCGGTCGTTTCGTCCGTTCTACCGGCCGCCCTGGATCGTTGCGAGACGCCGGTGCTCGAGCGCGCTCGGCGGGGACGTGCTACAACTTACAACTCCGACGTCGAGTCGATGTCGGAGATGTCGGCCTCGTCGACGGCCTCGCCCGGCCGGCGAACGACGTAGACGTCGTACCGCTGGTCGCTTGCGACCGGGTTTCCGACGCTCGACTGGGGTGCGATCACGGAGCCGGCGTTCTCCGAGCCGATGAACACCACGCTCGCCTCGATCTCGGCCGCAACGCGGCGGATCTCCCGGACCACGTTCGTCGTCGAGGTCGCCGTCGGCTCGTCCGAACTCACCCGCTCCGTGTGAAACGTCGCTTCAGGCGCAACGTCCATCGCCCGCTCCCGAATCCCCGATTCGATCGCGTCGGGATCGAACGGTTCTCCCTCCGTGATCCAACCGCGATCCCGCGCGTACTCGGGATCGTCCGGAATCACCGTCAGCACGACCACTTCCTCCTCGAGCGCCTCGCTGAACGTCGTGGCTCGCTCGAGCGCGTCGGTTGCGAGCCGGGACGCGTCGAACGGAACGAGCAGTGACATACGTCGGTCTCCGACGACCGCAGAGGTAAATGTTCGGCCGAGTTCGACGCTCCCGTTCGGTCTGTAGCGGTCCGCGTCGTTCTCTCCGGGCGCTCCCGGCGCTCGAGGGGTTTCCTTTCTCACCGGTGAAAAATTGGTTTATTCTACGCTCGAGCGCGGGCGTGATCGGGCGCGTCAGCCTTGCTGTTCGCGTAGGCGTTGTAGGCCGAGAGGGCTGCGACGAGCAGTCCGCCAGCGGCAGTGGTCATCGCGAGTTCGCTGCTGCCCATCTCGATTACCGCCGGCGAGACGAGCGCCCACAGGCCGAGTAGCGCGGCCAGCGAGGCGACGCCGACGCTCGCCAGCCGGTCTTTCGACAGGCGGTAGAAGTTATAGCCGGCGAGCAGGAAGATGCCCGTCCCGACGAGCGTATCGTTCCAGGTCGCCGTATCCGTCGCCTCGAACATGAACGGGTAGGCGACCAGCCCCAGTCCGGCCAGGGCAACGATCGCGCTCACCCACTGCATCGTGTCCGTGTTGAGGGTGTTCCGGCGGCGGTCAGTCTCGGCGGTACGGTTCGCTTCCGAATCGGTCGGTGTTTCACTCATCGTTATCTCCACACGTGGCGAGTCGCCCGCGAAGGAAAGGGGCCGAGGCTGCGCTCGCCGGGCCACGGACTCGAGGCGTTCGCGTCTGCCGATCAGTTCGTCACCTAGCTGTACGCGAGTTCCACGACCGAGTTCGAACACCGAACAGGACTCGAGTATCGATGTGCGGGACCGGATTCGAACTACGCGAAGACGTGCTCGCTCGCGGCTTCGCCGCTCGCAATCGCGGTCGCATAGCGACCGCGCTCTCGCTGCGCGCGTCTTCCTTCCGAAGGCACGGTGCAGAACCTGCGGCTCGCGGAGTTGCTCGCCGCAGAACCATGCGCGGGAC
This portion of the Halopiger aswanensis genome encodes:
- a CDS encoding universal stress protein, yielding MSLLVPFDASRLATDALERATTFSEALEEEVVVLTVIPDDPEYARDRGWITEGEPFDPDAIESGIRERAMDVAPEATFHTERVSSDEPTATSTTNVVREIRRVAAEIEASVVFIGSENAGSVIAPQSSVGNPVASDQRYDVYVVRRPGEAVDEADISDIDSTSEL
- a CDS encoding SPW repeat domain-containing protein, whose amino-acid sequence is MSETPTDSEANRTAETDRRRNTLNTDTMQWVSAIVALAGLGLVAYPFMFEATDTATWNDTLVGTGIFLLAGYNFYRLSKDRLASVGVASLAALLGLWALVSPAVIEMGSSELAMTTAAGGLLVAALSAYNAYANSKADAPDHARARA